A genome region from Acaryochloris thomasi RCC1774 includes the following:
- a CDS encoding photosystem I assembly protein Ycf4, with the protein MFCSQHIYSENMTTQSSGGNSVLRYDVLGSRRFSNYWWATVTTIAGSGFLLAGLSSFLQTNLLPMGNPVELIFIPQGIAIGFYGAAALLISAYLWVAIALNIGSGYNEFNKETGMVRVFRWGYPGKNRRVEATSRLSDVQAIRINIRGGLSPKRTLYVKVKGRGDIPLTRIGQPLPISVIEGQAAEIARFLEVPMEGL; encoded by the coding sequence ATTCTGAAAATATGACGACTCAAAGCTCCGGTGGCAATTCAGTTTTGCGCTACGACGTTCTAGGCTCGCGACGCTTCAGCAATTATTGGTGGGCGACGGTTACAACTATTGCGGGTTCAGGCTTTTTGCTCGCGGGCCTCTCTAGCTTTCTGCAGACAAATCTGTTGCCAATGGGTAATCCTGTGGAGCTGATTTTTATTCCTCAGGGGATTGCTATTGGCTTTTATGGGGCAGCAGCTCTGTTGATTAGCGCTTACCTGTGGGTTGCGATCGCACTTAACATTGGTTCTGGCTACAACGAATTCAACAAAGAGACCGGCATGGTGCGCGTCTTTCGCTGGGGATACCCTGGCAAAAACCGACGCGTAGAAGCCACGTCCCGTCTGAGCGATGTTCAGGCTATTCGTATTAATATTCGAGGCGGCCTTAGCCCCAAGCGAACGCTCTATGTGAAGGTGAAGGGCCGGGGAGATATTCCGCTAACGCGTATTGGACAGCCCCTACCGATCTCAGTCATTGAAGGGCAAGCCGCTGAGATTGCTCGCTTTTTAGAAGTCCCGATGGAAGGTCTCTAG
- a CDS encoding peptidylprolyl isomerase — protein MNLATSIGIVGRQLLAVSLAMTLMACSTQPTSPSGGAEGVKQAQAETPLLSESEPAATAQQPKLKGEATVQITVNGKPITVTINGDAAPITAGNFVDLVDQGVYDGTSFHRVVRQPQPFVVQGGDPQSKDASVPAQQLGTGGFIDPATQQERTIPLEIVPEGEDQPVYSETIKAAGKTPKLKHTKGAVAMARSQSPDSASSQFYFTLSDLPFLDGDYAVFGYVTEGMDIVNQIQQGDRIESAKVTQGIENLTR, from the coding sequence ATGAATTTAGCAACATCAATTGGAATCGTAGGGCGGCAGCTCCTGGCCGTTTCTTTAGCAATGACGCTCATGGCCTGCAGCACCCAGCCCACGAGTCCCTCAGGCGGCGCTGAGGGCGTGAAGCAGGCACAGGCAGAGACGCCGCTGCTGAGCGAATCAGAGCCAGCGGCGACCGCACAACAGCCCAAATTAAAAGGCGAAGCAACGGTCCAGATAACGGTAAACGGCAAGCCCATCACCGTCACCATTAATGGTGATGCTGCCCCCATCACGGCAGGGAATTTTGTTGATCTCGTCGATCAGGGTGTTTATGACGGCACCAGCTTCCATCGCGTTGTGCGTCAGCCTCAGCCCTTTGTTGTGCAGGGTGGAGACCCTCAGAGTAAAGATGCCAGCGTTCCCGCACAGCAGCTAGGCACGGGTGGCTTTATCGATCCAGCCACTCAGCAGGAACGCACCATTCCGCTAGAGATTGTGCCAGAGGGTGAAGATCAGCCTGTTTATAGCGAGACCATTAAGGCAGCAGGCAAGACACCCAAGCTGAAGCACACAAAAGGAGCCGTGGCGATGGCTCGTTCACAGTCGCCGGACTCAGCCTCCTCGCAATTTTATTTTACGCTCAGCGACCTACCGTTTTTAGATGGCGACTATGCTGTGTTTGGCTACGTGACAGAGGGAATGGATATCGTTAATCAAATTCAGCAGGGCGATCGCATCGAATCGGCCAAGGTTACTCAGGGAATTGAGAATTTAACACGATAA